Genomic DNA from Effusibacillus lacus:
TTGAAGTTCTTCAATTGTAGACGGGTTCGTATTCGCTATTGTTTTCATACGTATAGATTTCAATAAATGACCGCGATTTCCTGTCGACACACGGGGAAAAGTGTAACGGAACACCGAAGGTTATTAAAGAATCGTGCGTGCTGTAACCTCAGGGTGAGCAAGATGTTGTTCCAGCGAAAGACCATCGAGCAACCAGCGCAGTTCGCGACGGCTAATCTTCAAAGGGGATGAGTTCGTTTCCGCAGGCCACTGGAAGGTACCGCGCTCCAACCGCCGATAATAAAGCCAGAAACCGTTGTGCTCCCAATGGAGAATCTTCAGTTTGTCGCGTTGCCGGTTACAAAATACAAAGAGGCAGGGAGAAAACGGATCGAGATCAAAGCCTTCTTTGACAAGGACTGCCAGTCCGTCAATCGACTTTCGTAGATCGGTGC
This window encodes:
- the tnpB gene encoding IS66 family insertion sequence element accessory protein TnpB (TnpB, as the term is used for proteins encoded by IS66 family insertion elements, is considered an accessory protein, since TnpC, encoded by a neighboring gene, is a DDE family transposase.), which gives rise to TDLRKSIDGLAVLVKEGFDLDPFSPCLFVFCNRQRDKLKILHWEHNGFWLYYRRLERGTFQWPAETNSSPLKISRRELRWLLDGLSLEQHLAHPEVTARTIL